The proteins below are encoded in one region of Micromonospora pisi:
- a CDS encoding aminoglycoside adenylyltransferase domain-containing protein: protein MTVAARAPHRVVGYARQLATVMHTLSGADLIGLYLHGSAVLGGFAPPHSDVEVLAVVARAGSAAHQFRVGTALGRTIDRCPGRGLDLTAVTTATARTLGTCPFEVRVTGATDGSAHVIPGTGHPGSPELVLQVEVCRRYGLAVTGPPPDRVFAPVPAQRLRWAICQQLDWALAQGRQGEAVLNACRALRFAADGRLCAKVEAGRWYLSRHPHHPLVAEALVLHQSGDRRVLSGPGARFVAEARALLAATGED, encoded by the coding sequence ATGACCGTCGCTGCGCGCGCCCCTCACCGGGTGGTCGGGTACGCGCGGCAGCTCGCCACGGTCATGCACACCCTGTCCGGTGCCGACCTGATCGGCCTCTATCTGCACGGCTCGGCGGTGCTGGGAGGATTCGCTCCCCCGCACAGCGATGTAGAGGTGCTGGCGGTGGTGGCCCGCGCCGGCAGCGCGGCACACCAGTTCCGGGTCGGGACCGCGCTCGGCCGGACGATCGACCGCTGCCCGGGCCGGGGACTGGACCTGACCGCCGTCACCACCGCCACCGCCCGAACGCTCGGCACCTGCCCGTTCGAGGTACGGGTGACCGGTGCCACCGACGGCAGCGCCCACGTCATCCCCGGTACCGGCCATCCGGGAAGCCCCGAACTGGTACTCCAGGTCGAGGTCTGCCGCCGGTACGGCCTGGCGGTGACCGGCCCGCCGCCGGACCGGGTCTTCGCCCCGGTTCCGGCGCAACGGCTGCGCTGGGCCATCTGCCAGCAGCTCGACTGGGCACTGGCCCAGGGCAGGCAGGGTGAGGCCGTACTCAACGCGTGTCGGGCCCTGCGGTTCGCCGCCGACGGGCGCCTCTGCGCCAAGGTCGAGGCGGGCCGCTGGTACCTCTCCCGACATCCGCACCATCCGCTGGTCGCCGAGGCGCTGGTGCTGCACCAGAGCGGGGACCGGCGGGTGCTGTCCGGCCCCGGCGCCCGCTTCGTGGCCGAGGCCCGCGCTCTGCTCGCCGCGACCGGCGAGGACTAG
- a CDS encoding GNAT family N-acetyltransferase produces MLDTRLFHHLVSWLGQWPTRRPLHVVGSERRILPAWDGQVRPALGVAAPEGTVLSVPPDRVAAVRELTDRPLDDLLAALPAAVGDTGWRTYPAVFRYSLAPTPLPDAGQWVPADDPTLPAWLRPFGDVLVARDSDGEYLAGVGIKRHDRYGHELSVGTSPAARGRGLARRLVAQAARRVLDEGAVPTYLHAPENAASARVAEAAGFPSRGWMSYGVFKAE; encoded by the coding sequence ATGCTCGACACACGCCTGTTCCACCATCTGGTGAGTTGGCTGGGGCAGTGGCCCACCCGACGGCCGTTGCACGTGGTGGGCTCGGAGCGGCGGATCCTGCCGGCGTGGGACGGTCAGGTCCGGCCGGCGCTCGGGGTCGCCGCCCCCGAGGGCACGGTGCTGTCGGTCCCGCCCGACCGGGTGGCTGCCGTACGAGAGTTGACCGACCGCCCCCTCGACGACCTGCTCGCCGCGCTGCCAGCGGCGGTCGGCGACACCGGTTGGCGGACGTACCCGGCGGTGTTCCGGTACTCGCTTGCGCCGACACCGTTGCCGGACGCGGGGCAGTGGGTCCCCGCGGACGATCCGACGCTGCCGGCGTGGCTGCGCCCCTTCGGTGACGTACTGGTGGCCCGGGACAGCGACGGCGAGTACCTCGCCGGGGTGGGGATCAAGCGGCACGACCGGTACGGCCACGAGTTGTCGGTCGGCACCTCGCCGGCCGCCCGGGGGCGGGGTCTGGCCCGGCGTCTGGTGGCGCAGGCCGCCCGCCGGGTGCTGGACGAGGGCGCGGTTCCGACCTACCTGCACGCCCCGGAGAACGCCGCCTCGGCCCGGGTCGCGGAGGCCGCCGGGTTCCCGTCGCGCGGGTGGATGTCGTACGGGGTCTTCAAGGCGGAGTAG
- a CDS encoding alginate lyase family protein, with protein sequence MSQPFRRGRWAFAVTAATALLLTIAPAASARETGAADGSARTGDVVAAAPATFTHPGVLVSRPQLDFIRSRVNANAQPWKAAYDQMMASRYASLTRTARPRAVVECGSYSNPNNGCTDEREDALAAYTLALAWYITQDSRYATKAIQIMDAWSATIQDHTNSNAPLQTAWAGSSWPRAAEIIRYTYSGWSAANITRFGTMLRNVYLPEIINGNTYSNGNWELSMMEASIGISVFLEDRSVYDRALAKFRARVPAFIYLTSDGAFPRGPAGSTIDTRAEVASYWQGQNTFVDGLSQETCRDFTHTGYGISAIAHVAETTRHQGQDIYPELQDRLRHALGFHAKYQLGEAIPSWLCGGSLTTGLGPVTEVGFNALNNRMGIAMTNTQRLTEQQRPAGTNNLFVAWETLTHAGNPN encoded by the coding sequence ATGTCCCAACCATTCCGGCGCGGACGGTGGGCGTTCGCGGTCACCGCCGCGACCGCCCTGCTCTTGACGATCGCCCCGGCCGCCTCCGCGCGTGAGACCGGCGCGGCGGACGGCTCGGCCCGGACCGGCGACGTCGTGGCCGCCGCACCCGCCACCTTCACCCACCCGGGGGTGCTGGTCAGCCGCCCGCAGCTCGACTTCATCCGGTCCCGGGTGAACGCGAACGCGCAGCCGTGGAAGGCCGCCTACGACCAGATGATGGCGAGCCGGTACGCCTCGCTGACCCGTACCGCCCGGCCACGGGCAGTGGTCGAGTGCGGGTCGTACTCGAACCCGAACAACGGCTGCACCGACGAGCGTGAGGACGCGCTGGCCGCGTACACGCTGGCGCTCGCCTGGTACATCACCCAGGACAGCCGGTACGCCACCAAGGCCATCCAGATCATGGACGCCTGGTCGGCGACCATCCAGGACCACACCAACAGCAACGCGCCGCTCCAGACCGCCTGGGCCGGATCGTCCTGGCCGCGCGCCGCGGAGATCATCCGCTACACCTACAGCGGCTGGTCGGCGGCGAACATCACCCGCTTCGGCACCATGCTCCGCAACGTCTACCTGCCCGAGATCATCAACGGGAACACGTACAGCAACGGCAACTGGGAACTGAGCATGATGGAGGCGTCCATCGGCATCTCGGTCTTCCTCGAGGACCGGTCGGTCTACGACCGGGCACTGGCCAAGTTCCGTGCCCGGGTGCCCGCCTTCATCTACCTGACCAGCGACGGCGCCTTCCCCCGTGGGCCCGCCGGCAGCACCATCGACACCCGGGCCGAGGTCGCCAGCTACTGGCAGGGGCAGAACACCTTCGTGGACGGTCTGTCCCAGGAGACCTGCCGCGACTTCACCCACACCGGGTACGGCATCTCGGCCATCGCGCACGTCGCCGAGACCACCCGCCACCAGGGCCAGGACATCTACCCCGAACTCCAGGACCGGCTGCGGCACGCGCTCGGCTTCCACGCCAAGTACCAGCTCGGCGAGGCGATCCCGAGCTGGCTCTGCGGCGGCAGCCTGACCACGGGCCTCGGCCCGGTCACCGAGGTCGGCTTCAACGCGCTGAACAACCGGATGGGCATCGCGATGACCAACACCCAGCGGCTCACCGAGCAGCAGCGGCCCGCCGGCACCAACAACCTCTTCGTCGCCTGGGAGACCCTGACCCACGCGGGCAACCCCAACTGA
- a CDS encoding DUF1772 domain-containing protein, with protein sequence MSTTNTLVAVAAAVTVALTGAVGGVFLAYSNSVLPGLTGTDAQTAIRGMTSMNQKILNPVFLLTFVGTPIAAALTGVLLLVLGQRTAALLFLLASATYLLGAFLPTMLVNVPMNEALAAAGVPADPAEAARRWAEYASRWTGWNTLRAVASLVSLLLVGAGLLFWTLPDGQP encoded by the coding sequence ATGAGTACGACGAACACGCTGGTCGCGGTCGCGGCGGCGGTGACCGTGGCCCTGACCGGGGCGGTGGGCGGCGTCTTCCTCGCCTATTCGAACTCGGTGCTGCCGGGCCTGACCGGCACCGACGCGCAGACCGCGATCCGGGGCATGACCAGCATGAACCAGAAGATCCTGAACCCGGTCTTCCTGCTCACCTTCGTCGGTACGCCGATCGCGGCGGCGCTCACCGGCGTACTTCTGCTGGTGCTCGGGCAGCGGACGGCGGCCCTGCTGTTCCTGCTCGCCTCGGCGACCTACCTGCTGGGCGCGTTCCTGCCGACGATGCTGGTCAACGTGCCGATGAACGAGGCGCTGGCGGCTGCGGGCGTACCGGCGGATCCGGCGGAGGCGGCGCGACGCTGGGCGGAGTACGCCTCCCGCTGGACCGGCTGGAACACGCTACGCGCCGTCGCCAGCCTGGTCAGCCTGCTGCTGGTCGGTGCGGGCCTGCTGTTCTGGACACTGCCGGACGGCCAACCCTGA
- a CDS encoding AraC family transcriptional regulator, which produces MDALAGLLDGPRARGAFLIRSVFDPPWAVRIQDGAPLTLMSMQRGTAWVLPERGEPVRLRPGDVAIRRGPEPYTVVDDPATRPRAVIHPGERSTSPGGDELCEVMDLGVRTWGERADGAAVLLSGTYQFEGEVSRRLLRALPDLLVLPGEAWHSPLVGLLAEEMTRDEPGQEVVLDRLLDLLLIAVLRAWFSRPSAAPAWFRAHGDPVVGRALRLLHEDPARSWTVAELAAGTGVSRAALARRFTDLVGEPPMAYLTGWRLALAADLLREPDATIGSVARRVGYGSPFALSAAFKRVRGLSPAEYRLQGPAGSGC; this is translated from the coding sequence ATGGACGCACTCGCCGGGTTGCTGGACGGGCCGAGGGCACGCGGTGCGTTCCTGATCCGTTCGGTCTTCGACCCACCCTGGGCGGTACGGATCCAGGACGGCGCACCGCTGACCCTGATGTCGATGCAACGCGGTACGGCGTGGGTGCTGCCCGAGCGGGGCGAACCGGTCCGGCTGCGCCCCGGCGACGTGGCCATCCGGCGGGGGCCGGAGCCGTACACCGTCGTCGACGATCCGGCCACCCGGCCGCGTGCGGTGATCCATCCGGGCGAGCGGAGCACCAGCCCGGGCGGCGACGAGCTCTGCGAGGTGATGGACCTCGGCGTACGCACCTGGGGCGAGCGCGCCGACGGTGCGGCGGTGCTGCTCAGCGGCACGTACCAGTTCGAGGGGGAGGTGAGCCGGCGGCTGTTGCGGGCGCTGCCGGACCTGCTGGTGCTGCCCGGCGAGGCGTGGCACAGCCCGCTGGTGGGCCTGCTTGCCGAGGAGATGACCAGGGACGAACCGGGTCAGGAGGTGGTCCTCGACCGGCTGCTCGACCTGCTGCTGATCGCCGTACTCCGGGCCTGGTTCTCCCGTCCGTCGGCGGCGCCGGCGTGGTTCCGGGCGCACGGCGACCCGGTGGTGGGGCGGGCGCTGCGGTTGCTGCACGAGGACCCGGCACGGTCGTGGACGGTGGCGGAGTTGGCCGCCGGGACCGGGGTGTCCCGGGCGGCACTGGCCCGTCGCTTCACCGACCTCGTCGGGGAGCCGCCGATGGCCTATCTGACCGGCTGGCGGCTGGCGCTCGCCGCCGACCTGTTGCGGGAGCCGGACGCGACGATCGGTTCGGTGGCCCGCCGGGTGGGTTACGGCAGCCCGTTCGCGCTCAGCGCGGCGTTCAAGCGGGTTCGCGGACTTTCCCCGGCTGAGTACCGCCTCCAGGGACCGGCAGGGAGCGGATGCTGA
- a CDS encoding pectate lyase family protein produces the protein MNSSTTTRSSSRPRPLTLVAGLVTVLVSTLISAGGPAQARPHTTVDDSSHRVAGATNALADTPIGFASVNALGFNGTTGGAGGPTVTVTTGAALEDYVGRAGPYVIRVSGRIQISDMVTVVANKSILGVGSTAEITGGGLQLGSTTRPGNNVIIRNIRFTGAEDDSISVTNKAHHVWIDHNDLSDGYDGLLDIKRESDYVTVSWNHFHHHSKSSLVGHSDNYPADIGKLRVTYHHNFFDGTDQRHPRVRFADPVHVFNNYYRNNALYGIASTENAGLMVEGNYFENVAHPIYVGYDKSGPGRVVERNNRYVNSGAPQTAGTVVEPRTYYPYTVDDPATVPATVSAGVGVGRIGL, from the coding sequence ATGAACTCATCCACCACCACCCGCTCCTCTTCCCGCCCCCGCCCGCTCACCCTGGTCGCCGGCCTCGTCACAGTCCTGGTCAGCACGCTGATCAGCGCAGGCGGCCCGGCCCAGGCCCGCCCGCACACCACCGTCGACGACTCCTCGCACCGCGTCGCCGGAGCCACGAACGCGCTGGCCGACACCCCGATCGGATTCGCCTCGGTGAACGCCCTCGGCTTCAACGGCACCACCGGTGGCGCTGGCGGACCCACCGTCACCGTCACCACCGGCGCCGCCCTGGAGGACTACGTCGGGCGGGCCGGGCCGTACGTCATCCGGGTCTCCGGCCGGATCCAGATCTCCGACATGGTCACCGTGGTCGCCAACAAGAGCATCCTCGGCGTGGGCAGCACCGCCGAGATCACCGGCGGCGGCCTCCAACTCGGCTCCACCACCCGGCCGGGCAACAACGTCATCATCCGCAACATCAGGTTCACCGGCGCCGAGGACGACTCGATCAGCGTCACCAACAAGGCCCACCACGTCTGGATCGACCACAACGACCTCTCCGACGGGTACGACGGTCTGCTCGACATCAAACGCGAGTCGGACTACGTCACCGTGTCGTGGAACCACTTCCACCACCACAGCAAGTCGAGCCTGGTCGGGCACTCGGACAACTACCCGGCCGACATCGGCAAGCTGCGGGTCACGTACCACCACAACTTCTTCGACGGCACCGACCAGCGACACCCCCGGGTGCGCTTCGCCGACCCGGTGCACGTGTTCAACAACTACTACCGGAACAACGCTCTCTACGGCATAGCGTCGACCGAGAACGCCGGCCTGATGGTGGAGGGCAACTACTTCGAGAACGTGGCCCATCCGATCTACGTCGGTTACGACAAGAGCGGACCGGGCCGCGTGGTCGAACGGAACAACCGCTACGTCAACTCCGGTGCGCCGCAGACCGCCGGCACGGTGGTCGAGCCCCGGACCTACTACCCGTACACCGTGGACGATCCGGCAACGGTGCCGGCCACCGTCTCGGCCGGTGTGGGCGTGGGCAGGATCGGCCTCTGA